The following coding sequences lie in one Prosthecobacter vanneervenii genomic window:
- a CDS encoding sugar ABC transporter substrate-binding protein: protein MSARILLVLVSCALSVITGLVIARGGVGSTTVRQRPVIGLSMDTLKEERWQVDRDLFTEKAKAAGADVLVQSANSNDAIQLQNVESLITQKVDALVIIPHDGAAMAKAVNLAHQAGIPVLSYDRLITGCDLDLYLTFDNVKVGELQAKFLVDRIPAGGKLRVIRIYGAKTDNNAKLFKQGQDNVLQPLIAAGKLEVIFEDWAEDWKPESAKKITNAAITKNGANFDAILASNDGTAGGAIQALTEEGLTGKIIVTGQDADLAACQRIAQGTQAMTVYKPIQSIATKAAELALKLAQRKPLVAKDAISNGQFEVPAVLLDIVSVTKENLRETVVKDGFRKESDVFQSSQP from the coding sequence ATGTCCGCCCGCATTCTGCTTGTTCTTGTCTCCTGCGCCCTGAGCGTCATCACCGGTCTTGTGATCGCACGCGGTGGCGTTGGCAGCACGACGGTGCGGCAGCGCCCGGTGATCGGGCTTTCCATGGACACGCTGAAGGAGGAGCGCTGGCAGGTTGACCGCGATCTTTTCACCGAGAAGGCGAAGGCCGCAGGGGCGGATGTGCTGGTGCAGTCGGCCAACAGCAACGACGCCATCCAACTGCAAAACGTGGAGAGCCTCATCACGCAGAAAGTGGATGCACTCGTCATCATCCCGCACGATGGCGCAGCGATGGCTAAGGCCGTGAATCTGGCGCATCAAGCAGGCATTCCGGTGCTCTCCTACGACCGCCTCATCACGGGCTGCGACCTGGATCTCTACCTGACCTTTGACAATGTGAAGGTAGGCGAGCTGCAGGCTAAGTTTCTGGTGGATCGCATTCCCGCAGGCGGCAAGCTGCGCGTCATCCGCATCTATGGCGCAAAGACGGACAACAACGCCAAGCTCTTCAAGCAGGGGCAGGACAATGTGCTGCAGCCGCTCATTGCCGCAGGAAAGCTGGAAGTGATCTTTGAGGACTGGGCGGAGGACTGGAAACCCGAGAGCGCCAAAAAGATCACGAATGCAGCCATCACCAAAAACGGCGCGAACTTTGACGCCATTCTGGCCAGCAACGACGGCACGGCAGGCGGTGCCATCCAGGCACTGACGGAGGAAGGGCTGACCGGAAAGATCATCGTAACCGGGCAGGATGCAGATCTAGCCGCGTGCCAGCGCATCGCTCAAGGGACGCAGGCCATGACAGTTTATAAACCGATCCAGAGCATCGCCACCAAGGCGGCGGAGCTAGCGCTGAAATTGGCGCAGCGCAAACCGCTGGTGGCCAAAGACGCCATCTCCAACGGCCAGTTCGAGGTGCCTGCCGTGCTGCTGGACATTGTTTCTGTGACGAAGGAAAACCTGCGCGAGACCGTTGTGAAAGATGGTTTCCGCAAGGAGAGCGATGTGTTTCAATCCAGCCAGCCATGA
- the lnt gene encoding apolipoprotein N-acyltransferase, whose product MTAPRRLRLFMLLAPLLSGVILSLAFPPCRSDLVVWIWLLPLLGVLWPWKEAEGVRARPFWHGYLAGLGFFLPNLYWVHHSARVRLAGAVDDTWAGIGPELLGWGAWIGLSGYCAVYFGLWAWFVHHHARPRIKTLTRDAWWPSTQHSLVCSFLAAGAWVACEWLRSTTVFTGFGWNGLGVAMQRTLPLIQAADLVGVFGLSFLPVFAACTAWNTLTRLVLAYRGEGTCKSRLDFTVALVLMLITAGYGILKITAAKEEEKEAITVRTVLVQPNVALADAGNPDVGMQTYTRLNQFTRMYGTAKDGKTSTDLIVWPESALPVNIEDRFHQLPPGWHARYFDELLSVGDFSLMTGTDISTSPETAHVSAVLFRGGFAHRQDYHKVHLVPFGEYLPLKNIPPFSFFRSMFEGAFTPGEKTEPLLLEKPQVQIIPLICFEDTVGRVARRFVRPVPQMIVNITNDGWFLQSDEPEVHMTNALFRAIELRRPMIRATNTGVSCFIDTCGHVTSKLTDPETGSPFLEGTLPGEVKVPRMAEMTLYARYGDWFAVTLLGMCVLVWLARRVGRKP is encoded by the coding sequence GTGACCGCCCCCCGCCGCCTGCGCCTTTTCATGCTCCTCGCTCCGCTGCTCAGCGGGGTCATTCTCTCCCTGGCCTTCCCGCCGTGCCGCTCGGATCTGGTGGTGTGGATCTGGCTGCTGCCGCTGCTGGGCGTGCTCTGGCCGTGGAAGGAGGCGGAGGGCGTCAGGGCGCGGCCCTTCTGGCACGGCTATCTGGCGGGGCTGGGCTTCTTCCTGCCGAATCTCTATTGGGTGCACCACTCTGCACGCGTGCGGCTGGCCGGCGCTGTGGACGACACTTGGGCGGGCATCGGCCCGGAGCTGCTGGGCTGGGGGGCATGGATCGGGCTCTCCGGCTACTGCGCGGTGTACTTTGGCCTGTGGGCGTGGTTTGTGCATCATCATGCACGGCCGCGCATCAAGACGCTGACACGGGATGCGTGGTGGCCCAGCACGCAGCACTCGCTGGTGTGTTCCTTTCTAGCCGCAGGTGCGTGGGTGGCGTGCGAGTGGCTGCGGAGCACCACAGTCTTCACCGGCTTTGGCTGGAACGGCCTCGGCGTGGCCATGCAGCGCACGCTGCCGCTCATCCAGGCGGCGGATCTCGTGGGCGTCTTTGGCCTTTCCTTCCTGCCGGTCTTTGCCGCCTGCACCGCGTGGAACACCCTCACGCGCCTGGTCCTGGCGTATCGTGGTGAGGGCACGTGCAAGTCCCGCCTCGACTTCACCGTGGCGCTGGTGCTCATGCTAATCACCGCAGGCTATGGCATTCTTAAAATCACGGCCGCCAAAGAGGAGGAAAAGGAGGCCATCACTGTGCGCACCGTGCTGGTGCAGCCCAATGTGGCGCTGGCAGATGCCGGGAATCCGGATGTTGGCATGCAGACCTACACACGGCTGAACCAGTTTACCCGAATGTATGGCACCGCCAAAGACGGCAAGACTTCCACCGATCTGATCGTGTGGCCGGAGAGCGCGCTGCCAGTGAATATCGAGGACCGCTTTCACCAGCTGCCGCCCGGATGGCACGCGCGTTACTTTGATGAGCTGCTGAGTGTGGGAGACTTCAGCCTCATGACCGGCACAGACATCTCCACCAGTCCTGAGACTGCGCACGTCTCCGCCGTGCTCTTCCGGGGCGGCTTTGCCCACCGGCAGGACTACCACAAGGTGCACCTCGTGCCCTTTGGTGAGTATCTTCCGCTGAAAAACATCCCTCCCTTCTCCTTCTTTCGCAGCATGTTTGAGGGGGCCTTCACCCCGGGGGAGAAGACCGAGCCGCTTTTACTGGAAAAGCCGCAGGTGCAGATCATCCCGCTCATTTGCTTTGAAGACACCGTGGGCCGGGTGGCGCGCCGCTTTGTGCGCCCCGTGCCGCAGATGATCGTCAACATCACCAACGACGGCTGGTTCCTGCAGAGCGACGAGCCGGAGGTGCACATGACGAATGCACTCTTCCGGGCCATCGAGCTGCGCCGTCCCATGATCCGCGCCACGAACACCGGTGTAAGCTGCTTCATCGACACCTGCGGCCACGTCACCTCGAAGCTGACCGATCCCGAAACCGGCAGCCCCTTTCTTGAAGGCACGCTGCCCGGGGAGGTCAAGGTGCCACGTATGGCCGAGATGACGCTTTACGCCCGCTATGGCGATTGGTTTGCAGTAACGCTGCTTGGCATGTGCGTGCTGGTGTGGCTCGCAAGAAGGGTCGGACGCAAACCTTAG
- a CDS encoding sensor histidine kinase has protein sequence MKTRSEERSTFSSAGMVLGIMLVLAVCIALGGVLVSRRDVELRRERDRQAQHALGAGMQAEVHKLEDLYQAHLQSTGERLTHTWSDLETARRLAFNIEGIQHVAWLFWKSANPETQLNLSPAANPPLPEPTLEKEPRGIPRPRVLLDAKVLFREAGGRTSGWIDEPGKPLMFYVQTLGTAVVMMIDREAIGSAMTSHFQTWLAEGFQSVAKLGGPDAVQDFHGKILSSTGELPTHQPDVLGPVISRFGVWQVVSWDMRETHTTYHLPTLAGALALAVLVAGCGIWMSTQQRRASLLAAQRVSFVNRVSHELRTPMTNILLNLDVIEDSVPDATLGRFNLVREEAGRLSRLIENVLTFSRQEEGRLKLNNTRCCPTDIVDGITRQFEPALRRRDISLTRIHEGEKSEAMLDADALAQITGNLLSNVEKYAPKAAAMLHTRQNENEFILTVTDGGPGIVAGEVERVFEPFYRIDDRVQAGVSGAGLGLAIARDLALRMGGTLELIPSEKGASFQLHLDLFSTS, from the coding sequence ATGAAAACTCGCTCCGAAGAACGCTCAACATTTTCGAGCGCGGGCATGGTGCTTGGCATCATGCTCGTGCTCGCTGTTTGCATCGCTCTCGGCGGCGTGCTGGTTTCCAGGCGCGATGTGGAACTGCGGCGTGAACGTGACCGCCAGGCGCAGCATGCGCTCGGCGCCGGAATGCAGGCGGAAGTACACAAACTGGAGGATCTCTATCAGGCCCACCTGCAAAGTACAGGCGAGCGGCTCACCCATACCTGGAGCGACCTCGAAACTGCGAGGCGGCTAGCCTTTAACATTGAGGGCATTCAGCACGTGGCGTGGCTCTTTTGGAAGAGCGCCAATCCCGAGACACAGCTGAATCTCAGCCCCGCTGCGAATCCGCCCCTGCCTGAGCCGACTCTCGAAAAGGAGCCTCGAGGCATCCCTCGCCCACGCGTGCTTTTGGATGCAAAGGTTCTGTTTCGCGAGGCCGGGGGCAGGACATCAGGCTGGATCGATGAGCCCGGCAAGCCGCTGATGTTCTATGTCCAAACTCTCGGAACGGCGGTGGTTATGATGATTGACCGCGAAGCCATCGGCTCTGCCATGACAAGCCATTTTCAAACCTGGCTTGCAGAAGGATTTCAATCCGTGGCGAAGCTGGGCGGTCCCGATGCTGTGCAGGATTTCCATGGAAAAATCCTGAGCTCTACCGGCGAACTTCCCACACATCAGCCGGACGTGCTGGGGCCGGTCATTTCACGCTTTGGAGTCTGGCAGGTCGTCTCCTGGGATATGCGTGAAACCCACACCACCTATCATTTGCCCACCCTGGCCGGAGCCCTCGCTCTGGCCGTTCTCGTGGCAGGCTGCGGCATCTGGATGAGCACCCAACAGCGCCGTGCCTCATTGCTGGCGGCTCAGCGAGTGTCCTTCGTGAACCGCGTCTCCCATGAGCTGCGCACACCCATGACGAACATTCTGCTCAATCTGGATGTCATCGAAGATTCCGTGCCCGATGCCACCTTGGGCCGCTTCAATCTTGTGCGTGAAGAAGCCGGGCGCCTCAGCCGCCTCATCGAAAACGTTCTCACTTTTTCCCGCCAGGAGGAAGGCCGGCTGAAACTCAACAATACCCGCTGCTGTCCGACCGACATTGTGGACGGCATCACGCGTCAGTTTGAGCCCGCCTTGCGACGCCGTGACATTTCATTGACCCGCATTCATGAAGGCGAAAAGAGTGAAGCCATGCTGGACGCGGACGCCTTGGCACAAATTACCGGCAATCTCCTCTCGAACGTGGAAAAATACGCCCCCAAGGCTGCAGCCATGCTTCATACACGGCAGAACGAAAACGAGTTCATCCTCACGGTGACCGATGGTGGGCCGGGCATCGTAGCAGGAGAGGTCGAGCGAGTCTTTGAGCCCTTCTATCGCATCGATGATCGCGTTCAGGCCGGTGTCAGCGGCGCCGGACTTGGTCTTGCCATCGCACGAGATCTGGCCTTGCGCATGGGGGGGACGTTGGAACTGATTCCGAGTGAGAAAGGCGCTTCCTTCCAGCTCCATCTTGATCTCTTCTCCACATCATGA
- a CDS encoding peroxiredoxin family protein, which translates to MRRFLIPAFALSISTQFALGDPGHSANGEAFNEGPRQAAVLMPGCGDAVHFTISTKNAEAQKFFTQGVGQLHGFWYYEAERSFRQVAALDPDCAMAYWGMSMANVNNERRAKAFIKKATPLKPKANARERKWIAALENLYRDDDKRDKKQKSLDCIKDFEALVQDDPADVEARAFLIWRIWFSREEAPMSSLQAVDALLDQVFAKEPNHPAHHYRIHLWDQSKPILALKSDALCGQSAPGIAHMWHMPGHTFSKLKRPDDAAWQQEASTRVDHAYMIRTFILPDQIHNYAHNEEWLTRTFNEMGRAKDAEALARSLIAIPRHPAYNTLDKPSTSASYGRTRLIETLTKWENWESLRDFTQAPVGVAAHDIARLRALGIASYHLKNTAALDSALQDLEKISTAAPKPAEKEKAAKPETKTAASSTKDKEKEKKTPRPEVKAKENALAELKALAALSARDKQGRTAETRRLLTALKDTDTPKERLAHYWLAFDDKTQAAELTKNFATDLPGLATKTEVLQACGKTDEAKKAFEETRKLAFAMDRDLPQAKRLDALAKAFGISGEWAAPAPKRTDSGVRPEISSLGPIHWHAPDAPVFEARTLENKPVKSTDYTSKKPTLFLFYLGHDCGHCVEQMQAFAKAQPDFEKAGIQLVAVTLETPEVAAAIRTKLNLKEGQPLPFPVLSDASLAAFKKVRAHDDFENDNLHATLLIDPQGKQRWWDISWEPFKDTKFALEESKRLLAQ; encoded by the coding sequence ATGCGTCGCTTTCTCATTCCTGCTTTTGCTCTCTCCATCTCAACGCAATTTGCCCTGGGAGACCCAGGCCACTCGGCCAATGGGGAAGCCTTCAATGAGGGGCCGCGTCAGGCGGCGGTGCTGATGCCCGGCTGCGGAGATGCGGTGCATTTCACCATCAGCACCAAGAACGCGGAGGCTCAGAAGTTCTTCACTCAGGGCGTGGGCCAGCTCCATGGCTTCTGGTATTATGAGGCGGAGCGCTCCTTCCGTCAGGTGGCGGCCCTGGACCCGGACTGCGCCATGGCCTACTGGGGCATGAGCATGGCCAACGTGAACAACGAGCGCCGCGCCAAGGCCTTCATCAAGAAGGCCACCCCGCTCAAGCCCAAAGCCAACGCACGCGAGCGCAAATGGATCGCCGCCCTGGAAAATCTCTACCGCGACGACGACAAGCGCGACAAAAAACAGAAGAGCCTCGACTGCATCAAGGACTTCGAAGCCCTCGTGCAGGACGATCCCGCCGACGTGGAAGCCCGCGCCTTCCTCATCTGGCGCATCTGGTTCTCCCGCGAGGAGGCCCCCATGTCCAGCCTGCAGGCCGTGGATGCGCTGCTGGACCAGGTCTTTGCCAAAGAACCCAACCACCCTGCCCACCACTACCGCATTCACCTGTGGGACCAGAGCAAGCCTATCCTGGCGCTGAAATCCGACGCGCTCTGCGGGCAGTCGGCGCCGGGGATAGCGCACATGTGGCACATGCCGGGCCACACCTTCTCCAAACTTAAGCGCCCGGACGACGCCGCCTGGCAGCAGGAAGCCAGCACGCGGGTGGACCACGCCTACATGATCCGCACCTTCATTTTGCCGGATCAGATACATAATTACGCCCATAATGAGGAATGGCTGACGCGCACTTTCAATGAAATGGGCCGTGCCAAAGACGCCGAGGCGCTGGCCCGCAGCCTCATCGCCATCCCCCGCCACCCGGCCTACAACACGCTGGACAAGCCCAGCACCTCCGCCAGCTACGGCCGCACAAGACTGATCGAAACGCTGACAAAATGGGAAAACTGGGAATCCCTGCGCGATTTTACGCAGGCACCAGTAGGCGTGGCGGCGCATGACATCGCACGGCTGCGCGCGCTGGGCATTGCCAGCTATCATCTGAAAAACACCGCCGCCTTGGATTCTGCGCTGCAGGACCTGGAAAAAATCTCCACCGCCGCCCCCAAGCCCGCTGAAAAGGAAAAGGCTGCGAAGCCTGAAACCAAAACCGCCGCCAGCAGCACCAAAGACAAGGAGAAGGAAAAGAAAACACCACGCCCGGAAGTGAAGGCCAAGGAAAATGCCCTCGCCGAGCTGAAAGCCCTGGCAGCTCTGAGCGCCAGGGACAAACAAGGCCGCACCGCCGAAACCCGCCGCCTCCTGACCGCCCTGAAGGACACCGACACCCCCAAAGAACGTCTGGCACACTACTGGCTGGCCTTTGACGACAAAACCCAGGCCGCCGAACTGACCAAAAACTTCGCCACCGATCTCCCCGGCCTGGCCACCAAAACAGAAGTACTGCAAGCCTGCGGCAAGACGGACGAGGCCAAGAAGGCCTTTGAAGAAACCCGCAAGCTGGCCTTTGCCATGGACCGCGATCTACCCCAGGCCAAACGGCTGGATGCGCTGGCCAAAGCCTTCGGCATCTCAGGCGAGTGGGCCGCGCCCGCACCCAAGCGCACCGACAGCGGTGTGCGTCCGGAGATCAGCAGCCTGGGCCCCATTCACTGGCATGCGCCAGACGCCCCCGTGTTTGAGGCGCGCACGCTGGAAAACAAACCGGTGAAAAGCACCGACTACACCAGCAAGAAGCCCACGCTGTTTCTCTTCTATTTGGGCCACGACTGCGGCCACTGCGTGGAGCAGATGCAGGCCTTTGCCAAAGCACAGCCCGACTTTGAAAAAGCAGGCATCCAGCTCGTGGCCGTAACGCTGGAGACACCCGAAGTCGCCGCAGCCATCCGCACCAAGCTGAATCTTAAAGAAGGCCAGCCCCTGCCCTTCCCCGTGCTGAGCGACGCCAGCCTCGCCGCCTTCAAAAAAGTGCGCGCCCACGACGACTTTGAAAACGACAACCTGCACGCCACCCTACTGATCGACCCTCAGGGCAAACAACGCTGGTGGGACATCAGCTGGGAGCCCTTCAAGGACACGAAGTTTGCGCTGGAGGAGTCGAAGCGGCTGCTGGCGCAGTGA
- a CDS encoding exo-beta-N-acetylmuramidase NamZ family protein, giving the protein MPFRRALPFLFSCLASLCIVSCELPQSGYQPRPYAQQQPMPQQGPFMLGIDVLESRGFDLIRGKRVGLITNQTSMTGRGERTRTAMQRGLGRNLVALYAPEHGIDGTIGAGLHVSTRRDNVTGLTVYSLYGPTRKPTPAMLAPIDVLVFDLQDIGCRSYTYISTMIVAMEAAAECGKQFVVLDRPNPLGGWRVEGPPLEAKWKSFVGQVPVPYVHGMTAGELAMMACSRGWVARVPRLDVVKMQGWSRGMTWQDTGLRWYQTSPNIPHATSPFYYVATGILGGATSVDIGIGTENPFGYAGGSGVNPQALYAYCQRLNAPGVSFSPYAKNGFGGVRLNISPRATADITALDVLLLGEINRLSGGKVIGRMSGSKLNLFNKVYGSESLYRDLRRGVPAMSIVARWQSFNQSFRSQRQRFLLYP; this is encoded by the coding sequence ATGCCTTTCCGACGCGCGCTTCCCTTCCTTTTCTCCTGCCTCGCTTCGCTGTGCATCGTTTCATGCGAGCTTCCGCAGTCGGGATACCAGCCCCGGCCCTATGCCCAGCAGCAGCCGATGCCCCAACAGGGCCCATTCATGCTGGGGATCGATGTGCTGGAGTCGCGTGGCTTTGACCTGATCCGTGGCAAGCGGGTGGGACTGATCACGAACCAGACGAGCATGACGGGGCGCGGGGAACGCACCCGCACGGCCATGCAGCGCGGACTGGGACGGAATCTGGTGGCACTGTATGCACCGGAGCATGGGATCGATGGAACCATTGGCGCCGGGCTGCATGTGAGCACCCGGCGGGACAATGTGACGGGCCTGACGGTCTACTCGCTCTACGGCCCCACACGCAAGCCCACGCCTGCGATGCTGGCCCCGATCGACGTGCTGGTGTTTGACCTCCAGGACATCGGCTGCCGCAGCTACACCTACATCAGCACCATGATCGTGGCCATGGAGGCGGCGGCCGAGTGTGGAAAGCAGTTTGTGGTGCTGGACCGGCCCAACCCTCTCGGTGGCTGGCGTGTGGAAGGGCCGCCGCTGGAGGCAAAGTGGAAGTCCTTTGTGGGTCAGGTACCGGTTCCCTATGTGCACGGCATGACGGCGGGAGAGCTGGCCATGATGGCCTGCTCCCGTGGCTGGGTGGCACGGGTGCCGCGCCTGGACGTGGTGAAAATGCAGGGCTGGAGCCGTGGCATGACCTGGCAGGACACCGGCCTGCGTTGGTACCAGACCTCCCCCAATATCCCGCATGCCACCTCCCCCTTCTACTATGTGGCCACGGGCATCCTGGGCGGCGCGACCTCGGTGGATATCGGCATCGGCACGGAGAACCCCTTTGGCTATGCAGGCGGCAGCGGAGTGAATCCGCAGGCGCTCTACGCCTACTGCCAGCGTCTCAACGCCCCCGGCGTCAGCTTCTCCCCGTATGCCAAGAACGGCTTTGGAGGGGTGCGCCTGAACATTTCCCCGCGTGCCACGGCGGACATCACCGCACTGGATGTACTGCTGCTGGGAGAGATCAACCGCCTTTCAGGCGGCAAGGTGATCGGGCGCATGAGCGGGTCCAAGCTGAACCTCTTTAACAAGGTGTATGGCAGCGAATCGCTCTACCGCGACCTGCGCCGCGGCGTGCCTGCCATGAGCATCGTGGCACGGTGGCAGAGCTTTAATCAGAGCTTCCGCTCTCAGCGGCAACGTTTCCTTCTCTATCCCTGA
- a CDS encoding sugar ABC transporter ATP-binding protein, which yields MILKAQNITKRFPGVTALKDVSFDLQEGEIHALCGENGAGKSTLIKLLSGIHPHGSYEGSFEVSGVEAKFSTIKDAETAGIAVIYQELALVEEMTVAENIFLGREPRRWGAFIDWPRMHQEAQALLQRFKVDLDPAAPVRTLGVGQKQLVEIIKALAKNSKILILDEPTAALAEHEVLILLDILRDLRQRGIASIYISHKLDEVFGISDRITVLRDGSTVGTKNATETSKAEVIRQMVGREIGDLFPRRSTQPGEVILRADSLTAADDETGRARLQNISFELRAGEVLGIGGLMGAGRTELLMHLFGAWGRHVSGSVELKGSPLSGLTPETIIQRGLVLASEDRRRYGLHLEQSIGFNLSLSSLSSITRGGFIQRNAEVRRNQDIFSSLRVKATGLESVVGKLSGGNQQKVVLGKALLTEPSVIMLDEPTRGIDVGAKLEIYEIINQLTAAGKAVILVSSELPELIGMSDRILMLNEGRIGGSFTRSEATQEKLMAAAMGHAG from the coding sequence ATGATTCTTAAAGCGCAAAACATCACCAAACGCTTCCCCGGCGTCACGGCACTCAAGGATGTCTCGTTTGATCTCCAAGAAGGCGAGATCCATGCACTGTGCGGCGAGAACGGCGCGGGCAAGAGCACACTGATCAAGCTGCTCTCCGGGATTCACCCACATGGGAGCTATGAGGGGAGCTTTGAGGTGTCTGGCGTGGAGGCGAAGTTTTCCACCATCAAGGATGCGGAGACGGCGGGCATAGCCGTCATCTACCAGGAGCTGGCACTGGTGGAGGAAATGACGGTGGCTGAAAACATCTTTCTGGGACGCGAGCCGCGCCGCTGGGGAGCCTTCATCGACTGGCCACGCATGCATCAGGAGGCTCAGGCACTGCTGCAGCGCTTCAAGGTGGACCTGGACCCTGCCGCGCCGGTACGCACGCTGGGCGTGGGGCAGAAGCAGCTGGTGGAGATCATCAAGGCGCTGGCGAAGAATTCCAAGATCCTCATTCTTGATGAACCGACGGCGGCGCTGGCGGAGCATGAGGTGCTCATTCTTCTCGATATTCTGCGCGATCTGCGGCAGCGCGGCATTGCCAGCATCTACATCTCCCACAAGCTGGATGAGGTCTTTGGCATCTCCGACCGCATTACGGTGCTGCGCGATGGCTCCACCGTGGGCACCAAGAACGCCACCGAGACGAGCAAGGCCGAGGTGATCCGCCAGATGGTGGGGCGTGAAATCGGCGATCTCTTCCCCCGCCGCAGCACGCAGCCCGGAGAAGTGATCCTGCGCGCCGATTCTCTCACTGCTGCCGATGATGAAACAGGGCGCGCAAGGCTGCAAAACATCAGCTTTGAGCTGCGGGCGGGCGAGGTGCTGGGCATCGGCGGACTGATGGGCGCGGGGCGCACGGAGCTGCTGATGCATCTCTTTGGAGCCTGGGGTCGTCATGTCTCCGGCAGCGTGGAACTGAAAGGCAGCCCGCTCTCCGGGCTGACGCCGGAGACGATCATCCAGCGCGGACTGGTACTGGCCTCCGAGGACCGCCGCCGATATGGCCTGCATCTGGAGCAGAGCATCGGTTTCAATCTCTCACTGTCATCCCTGAGTAGCATCACACGCGGCGGTTTCATCCAGCGCAATGCAGAAGTGCGGAGAAATCAGGACATCTTCAGTTCGCTGCGCGTGAAGGCCACCGGTCTTGAGTCTGTCGTGGGCAAACTCTCCGGCGGCAACCAGCAGAAGGTGGTGCTGGGCAAGGCGCTGCTCACCGAGCCCTCAGTGATCATGCTGGATGAACCCACACGCGGCATCGACGTAGGAGCCAAGCTGGAGATCTACGAGATCATCAACCAACTCACCGCCGCAGGCAAAGCGGTGATCCTGGTTTCCAGCGAGCTGCCGGAGCTGATCGGCATGAGCGACCGCATCCTCATGCTCAATGAAGGCCGCATCGGCGGCTCCTTCACCCGCAGCGAAGCCACCCAGGAAAAGCTCATGGCTGCTGCCATGGGGCATGCGGGGTGA
- the rsfS gene encoding ribosome silencing factor — MEDLEIARACALYADDKKAENIRILDLRGLSPIADYFVLCTALSTPQLRAVRDEIVEQMKEQHQTPPTVKDGNFESQWIILVYGSVMVHILTPEKREYYALEELWGDAPELALTVEAPAPEPKEPKPKKAAAKKAPAKKATAKKAVKKAPAKKAAKKK, encoded by the coding sequence ATGGAAGACCTCGAAATCGCCCGCGCCTGCGCCCTTTACGCTGATGACAAAAAAGCGGAGAACATCCGCATTCTGGACCTGCGCGGCCTCTCCCCTATCGCCGACTACTTTGTGCTTTGCACAGCCCTTTCCACCCCGCAGCTGCGCGCCGTGCGCGACGAAATCGTGGAGCAGATGAAGGAGCAGCACCAGACGCCCCCCACGGTGAAGGACGGCAACTTCGAGAGCCAGTGGATTATTCTCGTCTATGGCAGCGTGATGGTGCACATTTTGACGCCTGAAAAGCGCGAGTATTACGCATTGGAAGAGCTGTGGGGCGATGCCCCTGAGCTGGCCCTGACTGTGGAAGCCCCTGCTCCAGAGCCGAAAGAGCCCAAGCCGAAGAAAGCCGCTGCAAAGAAGGCCCCCGCCAAGAAAGCAACAGCCAAAAAGGCGGTGAAGAAGGCACCTGCGAAGAAGGCGGCGAAGAAGAAGTAG
- a CDS encoding response regulator transcription factor, which translates to MTILLAEDDPVTLESLATCLQPEGFRVLRARDGQEALTLWQKHKPDILCLDIMMPGTDGYEVCRRVRAADATVPILFLSAKSEEIDVVVGLRLGADDFVRKPFGKHELIARIGSALRRTQAATSSVVSFQLGPLRVFPAELRAQRGADSMDLTPREVSILKLLHERVGQVLSRDTLLDVCWGLDYMPESRTLDQHIAKLRKKIERESEEIIETVRGVGYRWRGQG; encoded by the coding sequence ATGACCATCCTCCTAGCCGAAGACGACCCCGTTACTCTCGAAAGCCTTGCCACCTGCCTGCAGCCCGAAGGCTTCCGCGTGTTGCGGGCACGGGATGGTCAAGAGGCGCTGACGCTTTGGCAAAAACATAAACCCGACATCCTTTGCCTCGATATCATGATGCCCGGCACCGATGGCTACGAAGTCTGCCGCCGCGTGCGTGCGGCGGACGCAACGGTGCCCATCCTCTTTCTCTCCGCCAAAAGCGAGGAAATCGATGTCGTTGTGGGATTGCGCCTCGGAGCCGATGACTTTGTGCGCAAGCCCTTCGGCAAGCACGAATTGATCGCCCGTATTGGTTCGGCTCTTCGTCGCACGCAGGCGGCCACCTCTTCCGTCGTCAGCTTTCAGCTCGGTCCCTTGCGCGTCTTCCCTGCCGAACTGCGTGCCCAGCGCGGTGCCGACAGCATGGATCTCACCCCGCGTGAGGTGTCCATTTTAAAACTGCTGCACGAGCGCGTCGGGCAGGTGCTCAGCCGCGACACCCTGCTGGATGTATGCTGGGGCCTCGACTACATGCCGGAAAGTCGTACGCTGGATCAGCACATCGCCAAGCTGCGCAAGAAGATCGAACGCGAGAGCGAGGAGATCATCGAGACCGTGCGCGGCGTCGGTTATCGCTGGCGAGGTCAGGGATAG